A single Watersipora subatra chromosome 7, tzWatSuba1.1, whole genome shotgun sequence DNA region contains:
- the LOC137401087 gene encoding bone morphogenetic protein 2-like — MVWRDLKQTFLSLLTISLCTYSASSSEIPLYTSDIPEQERGSAIKKLELTLLNKLGMQEVPRKPKKDAKIPQYMLDLYQQQLDDPEYMTTNFHKDNAYHANTARSFAHIGTKSHPTQRNIANLYFNVTNNIPAHEEVLLAELHLFPDNLSRARNQTYKVEVYELISSPHSVEKSITRLISTTIIQSDNETDWQRLDITPAAQRWHSTNRKISGVQVHVKKHNGKQSHTNHLRLRREADDSDWEERKPYVVIFSHDKTLSRTKRGSGKRKNRNGKPVKTECQRREMTVDFKEVGWEDWILAPRKYDAYYCHGACPFPLSDHLNATNHAIIQTLMSEVDREAVPQTCCVPTELSPISMLYLSGEQVALKNYPDMTVEACGCR, encoded by the exons ATGGTGTGGCGGGACTTGAAGCAGACGTTCTTATCTCTATTAACTATCAGTCTCTGTACTTATTCCGCATCGTCTTCGGAAATACCGCTCTACACTTCAGACATTCCCGAGCAGGAGAGAGGCTCGGCAATCAAAAAATTGGAACTGACATTACTAAACAAACTAGGCATGCAAGAGGTGCCTCGCAAACCCAAAAAGGACGCTAAAATACCCCAGTATATGTTGGACCTATATCAGCAACAGCTCGACGATCCTGAATATATGACAACAAACTTCCACAAAGACAATGCTTACCACGCTAATACTGCCCGAAGCTTTGCTCATATAG GTACAAAATCACATCCAACACAGCGGAACATTGCGAATCTCTATTTTAATGTTACAAACAATATTCCAGCACATGAGGAGGTACTTCTCGCTGAGTTACATTTATTTCCAGACAATTTGTCACGAGCTCGTAATCAGACATATAAGGTGGAAGTATATGAGCTCATATCTTCTCCCCATTCAGTTGAGAAGTCTATTACAAGATTAATAAGTACAACAATAATACAGTCAGATAATGAAACAGATTGGCAGCGATTGGACATTACGCCGGCAGCACAACGATGGCATTCCACAAATAGAAAGATATCTGGGGTCCAGGTGCACGTAAAGAAGCACAATGGCAAGCAAAGCCATACGAACCACCTCAGGTTGAGAAGGGAAGCAGACGACTCTGACTGGGAAGAGAGAAAGCCATatgttgtaatattctctcatgACAAAACCTTGTCAAGGACTAAGCGAGGCAGCGGCAAAAGAAAAAATCGAAACGGAAAGCCGGTAAAAACTGAATGCCAACGACGAGAAATGACAGTAGATTTCAAGGAAGTTGGTTGGGAAGACTGGATTTTAGCGCCTCGCAAGTACGATGCCTACTACTGCCACGGGGCCTGCCCGTTCCCTCTCTCAGACCACCTAAATGCAACAAACCACGCTATTATACAGACTCTGATGAGCGAAGTGGACCGAGAGGCCGTGCCCCAGACCTGCTGTGTACCCACAGAACTTAGTCCTATTTCTATGCTATATCTCAGTGGAGAGCAAGTGGCTCTCAAAAACTACCCCGACATGACGGTAGAAGCGTGCGGCTGCAGATGA